The following coding sequences are from one Leptolyngbyaceae cyanobacterium window:
- a CDS encoding GAF domain-containing sensor histidine kinase, which produces MTEQDLEKYQKLLTKIGKKIRRTLDVDTIWQQTVDTLGLDLNVSHCIICSYKKGSKKLHVVAEYRQKPVKPLLGNLLWLADEPGLEKALTSLQPVIVEQPAENGQSKGKNQLIVAISYQNIPKGILILYGEEYRHWTDAEIEVVEEVADQVGACVAYLNLQEELEETRKQAQEATRLKQEFLTTISHELRTPLNGTIGFLKLILDDLVDEPDEQREFTEEAYRSSLHLLNIINDILDIAKIEAKQIKLALGAVNLEEMLSEVEKITKPQIDKKNLSFQIRLPKNNDKIVVYGNYSRLLQVMLNLVGNAIKFTNEGGITITAEVLKTKVLFQNQELPGMVKIRVDDTGIGVPLDKLDKIFGIFNKADGSTTTPVGGTGLGLAISQELVEAMGGAVEFFSMGENLGSTVTFTVPLYQDNLIGSNECIGIPKNN; this is translated from the coding sequence GTGACTGAGCAAGACTTAGAAAAATACCAAAAACTGCTCACCAAAATAGGTAAAAAAATTCGGCGCACTTTAGATGTCGATACTATTTGGCAGCAGACAGTCGATACTTTAGGCTTAGATTTAAATGTTAGCCATTGCATTATTTGCTCTTATAAAAAGGGTAGCAAAAAACTCCATGTAGTAGCCGAGTATCGGCAAAAACCAGTTAAGCCACTACTGGGCAATTTATTGTGGCTGGCTGATGAACCTGGCTTAGAAAAAGCTTTAACCAGCTTGCAACCAGTCATTGTCGAACAACCAGCCGAAAACGGTCAATCAAAAGGGAAAAATCAATTAATAGTAGCTATTAGTTATCAAAATATTCCGAAAGGTATTTTGATTTTATATGGTGAAGAATATCGTCATTGGACTGATGCAGAAATAGAAGTAGTTGAAGAAGTAGCAGATCAAGTTGGTGCTTGCGTAGCTTATCTTAATTTACAAGAAGAATTAGAAGAAACTCGCAAACAAGCACAAGAAGCTACTCGTTTGAAACAAGAGTTTCTCACGACTATTTCTCACGAACTCAGAACTCCTTTAAATGGAACGATCGGATTTTTAAAACTGATATTAGATGACCTGGTAGATGAACCAGACGAACAACGCGAATTTACCGAAGAAGCTTATCGTTCTTCCCTTCATCTATTAAATATAATTAACGACATTTTAGACATTGCTAAGATTGAAGCAAAGCAGATTAAGCTGGCATTAGGCGCTGTTAATTTAGAGGAAATGTTGAGTGAAGTAGAAAAAATTACGAAACCACAAATTGATAAAAAGAATCTTAGTTTTCAGATAAGATTACCTAAAAATAATGATAAAATAGTTGTTTATGGCAATTACAGTAGATTGTTACAAGTAATGCTAAATTTGGTCGGAAATGCCATAAAATTTACTAACGAAGGTGGTATAACAATTACGGCAGAAGTTTTGAAAACTAAGGTATTATTTCAAAATCAAGAACTTCCCGGTATGGTAAAAATTCGCGTAGATGATACGGGTATTGGAGTACCTCTAGATAAATTAGATAAAATTTTCGGGATTTTTAATAAAGCGGATGGTTCTACTACTACCCCAGTAGGTGGCACCGGTTTGGGATTAGCAATTTCCCAAGAGTTAGTAGAAGCGATGGGCGGGGCTGTTGAATTTTTTAGTATGGGAGAGAATTTAGGTTCGACCGTTACCTTCACCGTTCCGCTTTATCAAGATAACCTTATAGGTTCTAATGAATGTATAGGAATTCCTAAAAATAATTAA
- a CDS encoding ATP-binding protein: protein MSMPIDFQKRLSGSPVKLESAWQNHPSGWQQLGAQLVYVQEASGQYLSFYWQDAERYGIDLETIALSSNNSSETFYPANREAYIEKLRQILATKMPERCQWQFSYKEQIFPFDLTISPILMPDGTATKLLVMGSQTQHSASNLSSNGTTYAEPAVTPVLNNETPDEQPSSNISLTPPPNDTEGQVSCQIYQKLLSKISRNIRRILDLDTIWQQVVDDLGQGLAIGRCIICPYDGSSDKLKIIAEYHQQTVTSLLGQSLILEKSYLDELLTTRASLVIQPALPTDIAQESMLVVLTAYKDQPNSLIVLYRQDSNSWTPEQIELLTEVADQVGTAIAHATLYTELETARQQAEEASRLKSEFLANTSHELRTPLNGIIGFLKLILEGMADDPEEQAEFIEEAYRSAIHLLNIINDILDIAKIEAGKMELELGQVDLDELLGDVEDFTKAQALQKNLSFRIQRPPTRDKIILYGNYQRLLQVMLNLVGNAIKFTNEGGVLIAAEIVRKKVTVQNQELPGMVKVRVIDTGIGVSLEKQDRLFQSFSQVHGGLNRPYGGTGLGLCISQKLIEAMKGVVNFYSMGEGLGSTVTFTVPLYQDPVMISDQTNEGTDTSF from the coding sequence ATGAGTATGCCTATAGATTTCCAAAAACGGTTGTCTGGGTCACCAGTAAAATTGGAATCCGCTTGGCAAAATCATCCTAGCGGTTGGCAGCAGTTAGGGGCGCAATTGGTATACGTCCAAGAGGCATCTGGTCAGTATTTATCATTTTATTGGCAAGATGCAGAGCGTTATGGAATAGACCTAGAAACGATCGCCCTTAGTAGTAATAATTCAAGCGAAACCTTCTACCCAGCCAATAGAGAAGCTTATATAGAAAAATTGCGGCAAATTCTGGCCACTAAAATGCCAGAACGCTGTCAATGGCAGTTTTCTTACAAAGAACAAATTTTTCCATTTGACCTTACCATCAGTCCGATTTTGATGCCAGATGGTACCGCTACTAAATTGCTGGTAATGGGTAGCCAAACTCAACACTCAGCAAGTAATTTGTCATCGAACGGCACTACTTATGCAGAACCAGCAGTTACTCCCGTTTTAAATAACGAAACTCCTGACGAGCAACCATCTAGCAACATATCATTAACACCGCCCCCAAATGACACAGAAGGACAAGTAAGTTGTCAAATTTACCAAAAATTACTCAGTAAGATTTCTCGCAACATCCGTCGAATATTAGATCTAGATACTATTTGGCAACAAGTAGTAGATGATTTAGGGCAAGGATTAGCGATCGGTCGCTGCATTATTTGCCCTTACGATGGTTCCAGCGATAAATTAAAGATAATTGCGGAATATCACCAACAAACAGTCACTTCCCTGCTCGGACAATCTTTAATCCTAGAAAAATCTTATCTTGACGAATTACTGACAACTCGCGCCTCACTGGTAATTCAACCAGCCTTGCCAACAGACATCGCACAAGAGTCTATGTTGGTAGTATTAACTGCCTATAAAGACCAGCCGAACAGCCTGATCGTTCTTTACCGTCAAGATAGCAACAGCTGGACACCAGAGCAAATAGAACTCTTAACAGAAGTAGCCGATCAAGTAGGAACTGCGATCGCTCATGCTACCTTATACACCGAATTAGAAACCGCCCGCCAGCAAGCAGAAGAAGCCTCTCGTCTCAAAAGTGAATTTCTGGCTAATACCTCCCACGAATTGCGTACTCCCCTTAACGGCATTATTGGGTTTTTGAAGCTAATCTTGGAAGGTATGGCAGACGATCCGGAAGAACAAGCAGAATTTATTGAAGAAGCTTACCGATCTGCCATTCACTTACTCAACATCATCAACGATATCTTGGATATCGCCAAGATCGAAGCTGGTAAAATGGAGTTAGAGCTCGGTCAGGTAGACTTAGATGAACTGTTGGGAGATGTAGAAGACTTTACCAAAGCCCAAGCACTGCAAAAGAATTTGAGCTTCCGCATTCAAAGACCTCCCACCAGAGACAAAATTATCTTATACGGCAATTACCAACGCTTGTTACAGGTTATGTTAAACCTAGTGGGCAATGCTATTAAGTTTACTAATGAAGGAGGCGTGCTGATCGCAGCGGAGATTGTTCGGAAAAAGGTGACAGTACAAAACCAGGAACTGCCTGGAATGGTCAAAGTTCGCGTGATAGACACGGGAATTGGGGTATCTTTAGAAAAACAAGACCGTCTTTTTCAATCCTTTAGCCAAGTACATGGAGGGCTAAATCGTCCCTATGGAGGTACGGGTTTGGGACTTTGCATTTCTCAAAAACTAATCGAAGCCATGAAGGGGGTGGTTAACTTTTATAGTATGGGTGAAGGATTGGGTTCAACAGTTACTTTTACCGTTCCTCTGTACCAAGACCCCGTAATGATTTCCGATCAAACTAATGAAGGAACCGATACTTCTTTTTAA